In Capsicum annuum cultivar UCD-10X-F1 chromosome 7, UCD10Xv1.1, whole genome shotgun sequence, one genomic interval encodes:
- the LOC107877286 gene encoding transcription factor MYB14-like, with protein MVRTPSYDENGRKKGTWTPEEDKKLAAYITKYGSWNWRQLPKYAGLARCGKSCRLRWMNYLSPNVKRGNYTKEEDEIILNLHAQLGNKWSAIAAHLPGRSDNEIKNHWHTTLKKHATHNATNSSSDKSSKKCSNNKNKNTKSNASKDASPNNNMHENAILESSEWSPKESLSDQELISSYSTSVDYQNDVFQEENLVEITSGSFWTEPFVVESFNSPRIDFLGPPSIDYGLVCPPSPFIGEGFVSSFDLDDYNW; from the exons ATGGTTAGAACACCTAGCTATGATGAAAATGGAAGGAAGAAGGGAACATGGACACCTGAAGAAGATAAGAAATTAGCAGCATATATTACAAAATATGGCTCCTGGAATTGGCGCCAACTTCCCAAGTATGCTG GTTTAGCAAGGTGTGGAAAGAGTTGCAGACTTCGATGGATGAATTACTTAAGTCCCAATGTTAAAAGGGGGAACTACAccaaagaagaagacgaaatcATCTTGAACCTCCATGCTCAACTTGGAAATAA GTGGTCGGCAATTGCGGCTCACTTGCCAGGAAGATCAGACAATGAGATAAAGAATCATTGGCACACAACACTCAAGAAGCATGCTACCCATAATGCCACAAACTCATCAAGTGATAAATCAAGCAAGAAATGTagtaataataagaataagaatacCAAAAGTAATGCCAGTAAAGATGCAAGTCCTAATAATAATATGCATGAAAATGCTATACTAGAAAGTTCAGAATGGTCGCCAAAAGAGTCATTAAGCGATCAAGAACTAATCTCCTCTTATTCCACTAGTGTTGATTATCAAAACGACgtttttcaagaagaaaattTGGTGGAAATAACTAGCGGAAGCTTTTGGACAGAACCATTTGTTGTAGAAAGTTTCAATAGTCCTAGAATTGATTTTCTAGGTCCACCTTCAATAGATTATGGACTCGTGTGTCCACCTTCTCCTTTTATAGGTGAAGGATTTGTTTCCTCCTTTGATCTAGATGATTATAATTGGTAA